One genomic segment of Streptomyces sp. RKND-216 includes these proteins:
- a CDS encoding non-ribosomal peptide synthetase, whose translation MTTERTDPAAASTAQDEAPSILPMSSGQQRLWFLAQLDSRSAAAYLGHGAARLRGPLDEEALQRAVDALVLRHETLRTSFGLDGAEPVQYVHPSGRLPVSRRDLSAAEDLDAALRDVLTRETSTPFRLDAAPLARVTLVRLADRDHVLVVTFHHGVGDMWSGAVFVRELAACYEAETTGAPPDLPDLPVQYGDYAAWQQRRLEDGAFLGDLAWWRMTLDDLPVLELATDLPRPPTQSFCGAVRTTRLPADLVTGLEDLARERGASLFMVLHAAYCVLLSRYSGQQDIPVGTSVAGRDRPELENLIGMFINTLVLRTDLTGDPTFEELLDRSRETCLGAYAHSGLPFERLVEELKPERDLSRSPLAQVWLMLGNTPSDRLRMGGLAVEPVPVDTGTAKVDLFLSLVPHGDGGLHVELHYDTALFTADTADRMLDHLTLLLREAAADPSRRLTALPALPASEAALLDAWGSGDTSAPRRTLPVHRMIEEQAARVGDRTAVFLDDHALTYRELNTRANRLAHLLRRRGVRPGSRVGVCTERTPDLLVALLAVLKSGGAYVPVDPAYPAERVRFLLRDTDVSVLLTHRGVAAALPGHDAEAICLDDEPDPAAAESGHDPEPVGGPDDLAYVIHTSGSTGRPKGVMIPHGRLPNFLDCMRREPGLHETDIVAATITHAFDMSVLDFFLPLTTGATIALVPRAEAVDGERLAARMTATGATYWQATPAAWQLLLDTGWRARHPFRGLCGAEPLDPGLAHRMAAAGVEAWQVYGPTETTVWASCHRVREDDAPVPLGRPLAHTRFRVLDRAGRPVPVGVTGELHISGPGVALGYHGMPELTDQHFLPDPDDPAARMYRTGDLVRYRGDGRLEFVGRADSQVKIRGFRVELGEITAVLREHPDVRTAVVVLREDTPGDRRLVGYVEPVTMPEDPGALAAALREFARSRVPEYMVPAVVAVLPALPRTPNGKVDRRALPDLDGSSRQRTDDSVAPRTDTERRIAELWADVLKLDTVTTDDDFFDLGGHSLLAGRVVARLGKHLGRKIPVRTLFDNPTVTAFAARLDETADPARTPDTTREKPTPDIGAAAPATAVGDGPEPLPRTAGTGGPAPGHVVLPASLGQARLWFLHRLDPGSATAYLMSGHVALDGPVDEDALQRAVDRLADRHESLRTALVEVDGELRQAIAPHVTVPVERTDLRHLSEAERRDATERLLRTAATRPFDLARAPLLRLTLLHTGQDHRVLSFVLHHAVCDRWSVSVLVRELVACYEALTEDREPDLPPLPIQYADYAAWQRTRQDSPEAAAQLAHWRERLRDLPVVDLPADHPRPPVQTFRGAVRARTLPADVLRTLEELGRREGATLFMVLLAVYYVLLQRYSGHRDLAVGSPLAGRGRPELEGIVGFFVDNLVLRTDLSSDPTFTELLARVRETCLDAYAHPDVPFERLVEETGAARDLSRTPLFQTVFSFGNVEIPQTRMGAARVRPFDVDAGTSKFDLVLEIVRRDGDWRAALQYNTDLFADHTADRLFDHFVALLEAAADDPARPLSALPALTGADARALERWRRGEHRPVPATTAHALFEQQARLTPDDIALRCADGATTTYAELDARADRLARHLRTLGVGPGTLVALCTGRSPDTYTGILGVLKAGGAYVPVDPGYPAERIRHMLTDSAAPVVLTLSGLAATLPANGATLVLLDRPLPAPHDDERADRTDDAPAAGPDDPAYVIYTSGSTGRPKGTVITHRSVVDLHLTRDLTGIGPDDTLLAFASTSFDASVWEWVTALLGGATLAVPAADAPLAGEELAVTVEALRVTAALLPPSLLALLDPRDMPTLRTVVSGGEDCPASVAARWTDHVRLFNAYGPTEITVYATLSKVLTGEGHPPMGRPVPNAVLDVLDPDGRRVPVGVPGELHVGGPGVALGYLGLADLTAERFTTDPDRPGDRRYRTGDLVRWLPDGQLEYLGRRDDQVKVRGFRVEPGEIEAVLRTHPAVRDAVVLLREDTPGDPRLTGYVRTEGDTGASPAHVLTGELLTLLRDRLPGYMIPAHLITLTAFPRTPSGKTDRAALPRPDATRPDATRPGAPPARPATPEEEHAVALFARVLGTEGVGVHDDFFAFGGNSLTATRLHALVRDTWPDARVPLRLLFEEPTPHALARAVTRTGDGDAADGADTRPRADVTLDPEIRAEGPPQWRSDPQAVLLTGATGFLGAFLLNALLDSTGADVVCLVRGDSVEEADARLTRHLRELRLWDRWDEDTRDRVRALPGDLSRPHLGLGADGFERLAHEVQEIHHCGAAVNFAKPYAALRDTNVGGTRSILRLACTGPVKPVHHISTLSVFTLRREGDPPAREDELPADPPPAENGYNQSKWVAEQLVGIARDRGVPVSVYRPGRIAGDTVGGVWRADDVFTHILRACAVVGSVPTLDFHTDIVPVDHIARVVTGIARQEEHLGGTYQFGGTRRLTFDTVHAALRRAGHPVRRDSFEDWYRACRAHAERHPDSDLGPTLSLFGKRVEDDRQGLREPVFDTSNTLRATGGLRPPTVDVPLLTRFVQELTATGFLPPPPAAADTDA comes from the coding sequence GTGACCACGGAGCGGACCGACCCGGCAGCCGCGTCGACGGCACAGGACGAGGCGCCCAGCATCCTGCCCATGTCCTCCGGCCAGCAGCGGCTGTGGTTCCTCGCCCAGCTCGACTCCCGGAGCGCCGCCGCCTACCTCGGTCATGGCGCCGCCCGCCTGCGCGGACCATTGGACGAGGAGGCGCTGCAGCGCGCGGTGGACGCCCTGGTCCTTCGGCACGAGACGTTGCGCACCTCCTTCGGCCTGGACGGCGCCGAGCCCGTGCAGTACGTCCACCCCTCCGGCCGGCTGCCCGTGAGCCGACGCGACCTGTCCGCGGCGGAGGACCTCGACGCCGCGCTGCGGGACGTCCTCACCCGGGAGACATCCACCCCGTTCCGCCTCGACGCGGCGCCGCTGGCCCGGGTGACCCTGGTCCGGCTCGCCGACCGGGACCACGTCCTCGTCGTCACCTTCCACCACGGCGTCGGGGACATGTGGTCCGGAGCCGTCTTCGTCCGCGAACTCGCCGCCTGCTACGAGGCCGAGACGACCGGGGCCCCACCCGATCTGCCCGACCTCCCGGTGCAGTACGGCGACTACGCGGCCTGGCAGCAGCGCAGGCTCGAGGACGGTGCGTTCCTCGGTGACCTCGCCTGGTGGCGCATGACCCTGGACGACCTGCCCGTCCTGGAACTCGCCACCGACCTGCCCCGCCCGCCGACGCAGTCCTTCTGCGGCGCCGTCCGCACCACCCGGCTGCCCGCCGACCTCGTCACCGGTCTGGAGGACCTGGCCCGGGAACGCGGCGCCAGCCTCTTCATGGTGCTCCACGCCGCCTACTGCGTCCTGCTCTCCCGCTACTCCGGCCAGCAGGACATTCCCGTGGGCACCTCCGTCGCCGGCCGCGACCGGCCGGAGCTGGAGAACCTCATCGGGATGTTCATCAACACCCTGGTGCTGCGCACCGACCTCACCGGCGACCCCACGTTCGAGGAACTGCTGGACCGCTCCCGCGAGACCTGCCTCGGCGCGTACGCCCACTCCGGGTTGCCCTTCGAGCGACTGGTGGAGGAGCTGAAACCCGAACGCGACCTGTCCCGATCCCCGCTCGCCCAGGTGTGGCTGATGCTCGGCAACACGCCGTCGGACCGGTTGCGCATGGGCGGCCTTGCCGTCGAGCCGGTGCCCGTGGACACCGGAACCGCCAAGGTCGACCTGTTCCTCTCCCTCGTCCCCCACGGCGACGGCGGCCTTCACGTGGAACTCCACTACGACACGGCGCTGTTCACCGCGGACACCGCGGACCGCATGCTCGACCACCTCACCCTGCTGCTGCGCGAGGCCGCAGCCGACCCGTCCCGCCGCCTGACCGCCCTCCCCGCGCTCCCCGCATCGGAGGCGGCACTCCTGGACGCATGGGGGAGCGGCGACACCTCCGCACCCCGCCGCACCCTGCCCGTGCACCGCATGATCGAGGAACAGGCCGCCCGCGTCGGCGACCGTACGGCAGTCTTCCTCGACGACCACGCGCTGACCTACCGCGAGCTCAACACCCGCGCCAACCGCCTCGCCCACCTGCTGCGCCGCCGTGGCGTCCGCCCCGGCAGCCGCGTCGGCGTATGCACCGAACGCACCCCCGACCTGCTGGTCGCACTGCTCGCCGTGCTCAAGTCCGGCGGCGCGTACGTGCCGGTCGACCCCGCCTACCCGGCCGAACGCGTCCGGTTCCTGCTCCGGGACACGGACGTGTCGGTGCTGCTCACCCATCGCGGCGTCGCCGCCGCCCTGCCGGGCCACGACGCCGAGGCGATCTGCCTGGACGACGAACCGGACCCGGCCGCGGCGGAGTCCGGCCACGACCCGGAGCCGGTTGGCGGCCCCGACGACCTCGCCTACGTCATCCACACCTCCGGATCCACCGGCCGTCCCAAGGGCGTGATGATCCCGCACGGGCGGCTGCCGAACTTCCTGGACTGCATGCGCCGCGAACCCGGCCTCCACGAGACCGACATCGTCGCCGCGACCATCACACATGCCTTCGACATGTCCGTGCTCGACTTCTTCCTTCCGCTCACCACCGGCGCCACGATCGCCCTGGTGCCGCGCGCCGAAGCCGTCGACGGGGAACGTCTCGCCGCCCGCATGACCGCCACCGGCGCCACGTACTGGCAGGCCACCCCCGCCGCGTGGCAACTGCTGCTCGACACCGGCTGGCGGGCCCGTCACCCGTTCCGCGGACTGTGCGGTGCCGAACCGCTGGACCCCGGCCTGGCCCACCGGATGGCCGCCGCCGGGGTCGAGGCGTGGCAGGTCTACGGGCCCACCGAGACCACCGTCTGGGCGAGCTGCCACCGCGTCCGCGAGGACGACGCTCCCGTCCCTCTGGGCCGCCCCCTCGCCCACACCCGCTTCCGGGTACTGGACCGGGCAGGCCGGCCCGTACCCGTCGGCGTCACCGGCGAGCTGCACATCAGCGGCCCCGGCGTCGCCCTCGGCTACCACGGGATGCCCGAGCTGACCGACCAGCACTTCCTGCCCGACCCCGACGACCCGGCCGCCCGCATGTACCGCACCGGCGACCTGGTGCGGTACCGCGGCGACGGCCGCCTGGAGTTCGTCGGACGCGCCGACTCCCAGGTCAAGATCCGCGGATTCCGCGTCGAACTCGGCGAGATCACCGCTGTGCTGCGCGAGCACCCCGACGTCCGCACCGCCGTCGTCGTCCTCCGCGAGGACACCCCCGGCGACCGGCGGCTCGTCGGCTACGTCGAACCCGTCACCATGCCCGAAGACCCCGGCGCCCTCGCCGCCGCGCTGCGCGAATTCGCCCGCAGCCGCGTCCCGGAGTACATGGTGCCCGCCGTCGTGGCCGTGCTGCCCGCCCTGCCCCGCACCCCCAACGGCAAGGTGGACCGCCGGGCCCTGCCCGACCTGGACGGCTCCTCGCGCCAGCGCACCGACGACTCCGTCGCACCCCGCACCGACACCGAACGGCGCATCGCGGAACTCTGGGCCGACGTGCTCAAGCTCGACACCGTGACGACCGACGACGACTTCTTCGACCTGGGCGGGCACTCGCTCCTCGCCGGCCGCGTCGTCGCACGGCTCGGCAAACACCTCGGACGCAAGATCCCCGTCCGCACCCTGTTCGACAACCCCACGGTCACCGCCTTCGCCGCCCGGCTCGACGAAACCGCCGACCCCGCCCGCACCCCCGACACGACGCGGGAGAAACCCACCCCGGACATCGGGGCCGCAGCCCCGGCCACCGCTGTCGGCGACGGCCCCGAGCCGTTGCCCCGCACCGCCGGGACCGGCGGGCCCGCGCCCGGCCACGTAGTGCTGCCCGCCTCACTCGGCCAGGCCCGGCTGTGGTTCCTGCACCGCCTCGACCCGGGCAGCGCCACCGCCTACCTGATGTCCGGGCACGTCGCCCTGGACGGCCCCGTCGACGAGGACGCCCTCCAGCGCGCCGTCGACCGGCTCGCCGACCGGCACGAAAGCCTCCGCACAGCCCTGGTCGAGGTCGACGGAGAGCTCCGCCAGGCGATCGCACCGCACGTCACCGTCCCCGTGGAACGGACCGACCTGCGGCACCTGTCGGAGGCGGAACGCCGGGACGCGACCGAACGTCTGCTGCGCACCGCGGCCACCCGCCCCTTCGACCTCGCCCGGGCACCGCTGCTGCGCCTCACGCTGCTGCACACCGGCCAAGACCACCGCGTCCTCTCCTTCGTGCTCCACCACGCCGTCTGCGACCGCTGGTCCGTCTCCGTCCTCGTCCGGGAACTGGTCGCCTGCTACGAGGCGCTGACCGAAGACCGGGAACCGGACCTTCCGCCGCTGCCCATCCAGTACGCCGACTACGCCGCCTGGCAGCGGACCCGCCAGGACTCCCCGGAGGCGGCGGCCCAACTCGCACACTGGCGGGAGCGGCTGCGCGACCTGCCCGTGGTGGACCTGCCTGCCGACCATCCCCGCCCGCCCGTGCAGACCTTCCGCGGGGCCGTCCGCGCCCGCACCCTCCCCGCCGACGTGCTGCGCACCCTGGAGGAGCTGGGGCGGCGCGAGGGCGCCACCCTGTTCATGGTCCTGCTCGCCGTCTACTACGTGCTGCTACAGCGGTACAGCGGTCACCGCGACCTCGCCGTCGGCTCGCCCCTCGCCGGGCGCGGCCGGCCCGAACTCGAAGGGATCGTCGGCTTCTTCGTCGACAACCTGGTGCTGCGCACCGACCTGTCCTCGGACCCCACGTTCACCGAACTCCTCGCCCGTGTCAGGGAGACCTGCCTGGACGCCTACGCCCACCCCGACGTGCCGTTCGAACGCCTGGTGGAGGAGACCGGCGCCGCCCGCGACCTCTCCCGCACCCCGCTGTTCCAGACGGTGTTCTCGTTCGGCAACGTCGAGATCCCGCAGACCCGTATGGGAGCCGCTCGCGTCAGGCCGTTCGACGTCGACGCCGGTACCTCCAAGTTCGACCTCGTCCTGGAGATCGTGCGCCGCGACGGCGACTGGCGCGCCGCCCTCCAGTACAACACCGACCTGTTCGCCGACCACACCGCAGACCGGCTCTTCGACCACTTCGTGGCACTCCTCGAAGCGGCGGCCGACGACCCGGCACGCCCGCTGTCCGCCCTCCCCGCGCTCACCGGGGCCGACGCCCGCGCCCTGGAGCGGTGGCGGCGCGGCGAGCACCGCCCCGTCCCCGCCACCACGGCACATGCCCTGTTCGAGCAGCAGGCCCGCCTCACCCCGGACGACATCGCACTGCGCTGCGCCGACGGCGCCACCACCACGTACGCGGAACTCGACGCCCGTGCCGACCGCCTGGCCCGGCACCTGCGCACGCTCGGCGTCGGCCCCGGCACCCTCGTCGCCCTGTGCACCGGGCGCTCGCCGGACACGTACACCGGCATCCTCGGCGTCCTCAAGGCCGGCGGCGCATACGTGCCCGTCGATCCCGGCTACCCGGCCGAACGCATCCGGCACATGCTCACCGACAGCGCCGCACCCGTCGTCCTCACCCTCAGCGGTCTCGCCGCCACCCTCCCCGCCAACGGCGCGACCCTCGTGCTCCTCGACCGGCCACTCCCGGCGCCCCACGACGACGAACGGGCCGACCGTACCGACGACGCACCGGCCGCCGGCCCGGACGACCCGGCGTACGTCATCTACACCTCCGGCTCGACCGGACGCCCCAAGGGCACGGTGATCACCCACCGTTCGGTCGTCGACCTGCACCTGACCCGCGACCTGACCGGCATCGGACCCGACGACACCCTGCTCGCCTTCGCCTCCACCAGCTTCGACGCCTCCGTGTGGGAATGGGTCACCGCACTCCTCGGAGGTGCGACCCTCGCCGTGCCGGCCGCCGACGCCCCCCTGGCCGGGGAGGAGCTGGCCGTCACCGTTGAGGCGCTGCGCGTCACGGCGGCCCTGCTCCCGCCCTCCCTGCTGGCCCTGCTCGACCCGCGCGACATGCCCACGCTGCGCACCGTCGTCTCCGGTGGCGAGGACTGCCCCGCCTCGGTCGCCGCGCGCTGGACGGACCATGTGCGGCTGTTCAACGCCTACGGCCCCACCGAGATCACCGTGTACGCCACGCTGTCCAAAGTGCTGACCGGCGAAGGGCACCCGCCCATGGGCCGCCCGGTCCCCAACGCCGTCCTCGACGTCCTGGACCCCGACGGCCGCCGAGTACCGGTCGGCGTACCCGGCGAACTGCACGTCGGTGGTCCCGGCGTCGCCCTCGGCTACCTCGGGCTGGCCGACCTGACCGCCGAGCGCTTCACCACCGACCCGGACCGTCCCGGCGACCGTCGCTACCGCACCGGCGACCTCGTCCGATGGCTCCCGGACGGCCAGCTGGAGTACCTCGGCCGCCGGGACGACCAGGTCAAGGTGCGGGGCTTCCGGGTCGAACCCGGGGAGATCGAAGCCGTGCTGCGCACCCACCCCGCCGTGCGGGACGCCGTCGTGCTGCTCCGCGAGGACACCCCCGGCGACCCCCGGCTGACCGGCTACGTCCGCACCGAGGGCGACACCGGCGCCAGCCCGGCACACGTCCTCACCGGCGAACTCCTCACCCTGCTGCGCGACCGCCTCCCCGGCTACATGATCCCCGCACACCTGATCACCCTCACGGCCTTCCCGCGCACCCCCAGCGGCAAGACCGACCGTGCGGCGCTGCCCCGCCCCGACGCCACACGCCCCGACGCCACACGCCCCGGCGCACCGCCGGCCCGTCCCGCCACCCCGGAGGAGGAACACGCCGTGGCCCTCTTCGCGCGCGTCCTCGGCACCGAAGGGGTCGGTGTGCACGACGACTTCTTCGCCTTCGGCGGCAACTCGCTGACCGCCACCCGCCTGCACGCCCTGGTGCGCGACACCTGGCCGGACGCCCGCGTCCCGCTCCGGCTGCTCTTCGAGGAGCCCACCCCGCACGCGCTGGCCCGCGCCGTGACCCGTACCGGAGACGGCGACGCGGCGGACGGCGCCGACACCCGTCCGCGCGCCGACGTCACGCTGGACCCCGAGATCCGCGCCGAGGGGCCCCCGCAGTGGCGCAGTGACCCGCAGGCTGTCCTCCTCACCGGCGCCACCGGCTTCCTCGGCGCCTTCCTGCTGAACGCCCTGCTGGACAGCACCGGCGCAGACGTGGTCTGCCTGGTACGCGGCGACTCCGTCGAGGAGGCCGACGCCCGGCTGACCCGCCACCTGCGCGAACTGCGGCTGTGGGACCGTTGGGACGAGGACACCCGGGACCGGGTACGGGCACTGCCGGGTGACCTGTCCCGGCCCCACCTCGGTCTCGGTGCCGACGGCTTCGAGCGGCTCGCCCACGAGGTGCAGGAGATCCACCACTGCGGCGCCGCCGTCAACTTCGCCAAGCCGTACGCAGCCCTGCGGGACACCAACGTCGGCGGCACCCGGTCCATCCTGCGGCTCGCCTGCACCGGCCCGGTCAAACCGGTCCACCACATCTCCACCCTGTCCGTCTTCACCCTGCGCCGGGAGGGCGACCCTCCGGCCCGCGAGGACGAACTGCCCGCCGACCCGCCGCCCGCGGAGAACGGCTACAACCAGAGCAAGTGGGTGGCCGAGCAGCTCGTCGGAATCGCCCGGGACCGTGGCGTTCCCGTCTCCGTCTACCGCCCCGGCCGCATCGCCGGCGACACCGTCGGCGGAGTGTGGCGTGCGGACGACGTGTTCACCCACATCCTCCGCGCCTGCGCCGTCGTCGGCTCCGTGCCGACGCTCGACTTCCACACCGACATCGTGCCCGTCGACCACATCGCCCGCGTGGTCACCGGCATCGCCCGCCAGGAGGAACATCTCGGCGGCACCTACCAGTTCGGCGGCACCCGGCGCCTCACCTTCGACACCGTGCACGCCGCCCTCCGGCGGGCCGGCCACCCGGTCCGGCGCGACTCCTTCGAAGACTGGTACCGCGCCTGCCGAGCGCACGCCGAACGACACCCCGACAGCGACCTCGGCCCGACCCTGTCGCTGTTCGGCAAGCGTGTCGAGGACGACCGGCAGGGGCTGCGCGAACCCGTCTTCGACACCTCGAACACCCTGCGGGCCACCGGCGGACTGCGGCCCCCGACGGTGGACGTCCCGCTGCTCACCCGCTTCGTGCAGGAGCTGACCGCGACCGGCTTCCTGCCGCCGCCCCCCGCGGCGGCCGACACCGACGCCTGA
- a CDS encoding non-ribosomal peptide synthetase has protein sequence MKPENLQDVFELTPVQEGMLFHSLFTPDSGVYVEQLSFTLRGPLDPDAFLKAWQDLAARHPILRTGFHWEEVGRSLQAVHRRVEVPVRHHDWRDVPPAEREGRYEEFRAEQRRLGFDLRRPPLMRLALIRLEDELHRFFWSFPHLVMDGWSFGLVLQEFAAAYAARCAGRAPQLPGARPYRDYVAWWKRRDTGRAEEFWRRELAGAAPQRLDTGPTAPDDGGPTHAFVPDRHLGSLVRDLDGLARDNRLTLNTLVQGAWLLLLGRYTGSDDVVSGATSTHRPSDLHGAETIVGPMITTTPVRARIDPAQRLLPWLRRLQDAMTEAREYADVPLHLFPRWAGLPGGTQLFETDLAFENTPAPEMALHRLEITDFAYDGRPHYPLTMVVFPQEDLPPRLVHDRRRFPAPFAERLLGHFQHLLGGMADDPGRSLGDIDPYTAAERVRLLDGGHRPDPVDGDDLLHEVFARRVDAAPDAVAVVCGDDTATYRQLDERANRIARHLVALGAGPEERVGLCLERSVDMVAAVLGVLKSGAAYVPLDLAQPASRMAHVLADSGAALLVTHDAAADRAPAFEGTLVHLEKDADALADQDPTRPDTGATPTDLAYVIYTSGSTGRPKGVEVTHSNVVRLVRGAGTLLDTGPADVWSMCHSYAFDVSVYEMWGAFAEGARLVVVPRDTVRAPDALHELLAEQGVTVLSQTPSAFHPYARHALETDGVQPPLRYVLFAGEYLDVPALEPWFARFGDDEPQLVNLYGITEVTVHATFHRVTRSDVLSGVRSNIGRPLPDLTLRLLDPHGRPVPQGVPGEIHVSGPGVARGYRNLPELTRQRFLPDPFTGGDARMYRSGDLARLLDDGTLEVLGRVDDQVKIRGFRVEPGEIAEVLAGHPAVREAVVVPREHAEGDVRLVAYVVIPQPDTDGPQTAVGDARGEGRQPGPTGTELLERARRNLPEYMVPASVVLLDVLPLTANGKVDRAALPAPGTGRSAAAGAYVAPRDDLERRIAEVWSEVLEVERVGAHDDFFALGGHSLLATRVTGRLKSALRRDVRVRTLFERPVLAEFARELRETGDARAASGAPELVAVPRTPRRPATAADAEAPGNDEEN, from the coding sequence ATGAAGCCCGAGAACCTCCAGGACGTCTTCGAACTCACCCCCGTCCAGGAGGGGATGCTCTTCCACAGCCTCTTCACCCCGGATTCGGGCGTCTACGTGGAGCAGCTCTCCTTCACCCTCCGCGGCCCCCTCGACCCGGACGCGTTCCTCAAGGCGTGGCAGGATCTCGCCGCCCGGCACCCGATCCTGCGGACCGGCTTCCACTGGGAGGAGGTCGGCAGGTCCCTCCAGGCCGTGCACCGCCGCGTCGAGGTGCCGGTGCGGCACCACGACTGGCGCGACGTGCCCCCCGCCGAACGGGAGGGACGCTACGAGGAGTTCCGCGCCGAACAACGCCGCCTCGGCTTCGACCTGCGGCGGCCCCCGCTGATGCGGCTCGCCCTGATCCGGCTCGAGGACGAGCTGCACCGCTTCTTCTGGAGCTTCCCCCACCTGGTCATGGACGGCTGGTCGTTCGGCCTGGTGCTGCAGGAGTTCGCCGCCGCCTACGCCGCACGCTGCGCCGGGAGGGCGCCCCAGCTCCCCGGTGCCCGCCCGTACCGGGACTACGTCGCCTGGTGGAAGCGCCGCGACACCGGTCGCGCCGAGGAGTTCTGGCGGCGGGAACTGGCCGGCGCCGCGCCGCAGCGGCTCGACACCGGGCCCACCGCGCCCGACGACGGTGGCCCCACCCACGCCTTCGTCCCGGACCGCCACCTCGGCTCGCTCGTCCGCGACCTCGACGGCCTCGCCCGCGACAACCGGCTGACCCTCAACACCCTGGTGCAGGGAGCCTGGCTGCTGCTGCTCGGCCGCTACACCGGCAGCGACGACGTGGTCAGCGGTGCCACCTCCACCCACCGGCCGTCCGACCTGCACGGCGCGGAGACCATCGTCGGCCCGATGATCACCACCACCCCGGTGCGGGCCCGCATCGACCCGGCCCAGCGGCTGCTGCCTTGGCTGCGCCGCCTCCAGGACGCCATGACCGAGGCTCGCGAGTACGCCGACGTCCCCCTGCACCTCTTCCCCCGATGGGCCGGACTCCCCGGCGGAACACAGCTCTTCGAGACCGACCTCGCGTTCGAGAACACTCCCGCTCCCGAGATGGCCCTGCACCGTCTGGAGATCACCGACTTCGCCTACGACGGCCGACCGCACTACCCGCTGACCATGGTGGTCTTCCCCCAGGAGGACCTACCGCCCCGGCTGGTGCACGACCGGCGCCGCTTCCCCGCCCCCTTCGCCGAACGCCTCCTCGGGCACTTCCAGCACCTTCTCGGCGGTATGGCGGACGACCCCGGCCGCAGCCTCGGCGACATCGACCCCTACACGGCGGCTGAACGCGTACGACTGCTGGACGGCGGGCACCGTCCGGACCCCGTGGACGGCGACGACCTGCTGCACGAGGTGTTCGCCCGCCGCGTGGACGCCGCCCCCGACGCGGTCGCCGTGGTGTGCGGCGACGACACCGCCACCTACCGGCAGCTCGACGAGCGTGCCAACCGCATCGCCCGGCACCTGGTCGCCCTCGGGGCCGGCCCCGAGGAGCGCGTCGGCCTCTGCCTGGAGCGGTCCGTGGACATGGTGGCCGCCGTCCTCGGCGTGCTGAAGAGCGGAGCCGCCTACGTGCCGCTCGACCTGGCGCAGCCCGCCTCCCGCATGGCGCACGTGCTCGCCGACTCCGGCGCCGCCCTGCTCGTCACCCACGACGCCGCCGCCGACCGCGCGCCCGCCTTCGAAGGCACCCTCGTCCACCTGGAGAAGGACGCGGATGCTCTCGCGGACCAGGACCCGACCCGCCCGGACACCGGTGCCACGCCCACCGACCTCGCCTACGTCATCTACACCTCCGGCTCCACCGGCCGCCCCAAGGGTGTCGAGGTGACGCACTCCAACGTGGTGCGTCTGGTGCGCGGCGCCGGCACGCTGCTTGACACGGGCCCGGCGGACGTGTGGAGCATGTGCCACTCCTACGCCTTCGACGTCTCCGTCTACGAGATGTGGGGCGCATTCGCCGAAGGCGCCCGCCTGGTCGTCGTCCCCCGGGACACCGTGCGCGCCCCCGACGCGCTGCACGAGCTCCTCGCGGAACAGGGCGTCACCGTCCTCAGCCAGACACCTTCGGCCTTCCACCCGTACGCGCGGCACGCGCTGGAGACCGACGGCGTGCAACCGCCGTTGCGCTACGTGCTGTTCGCCGGCGAGTACCTGGACGTGCCGGCTCTGGAACCCTGGTTCGCACGCTTCGGCGACGACGAGCCGCAGCTGGTCAACCTTTACGGCATCACCGAGGTGACCGTGCACGCCACGTTCCACCGGGTCACCCGGTCCGACGTCCTGTCCGGGGTGCGCAGCAACATCGGCCGCCCGCTGCCCGACCTCACGCTGCGGCTCCTCGACCCCCACGGGCGCCCCGTACCGCAGGGTGTGCCGGGCGAGATCCACGTATCCGGGCCTGGCGTCGCCCGTGGATACCGCAACCTGCCCGAACTGACGCGACAGCGTTTCCTTCCCGACCCGTTCACCGGGGGCGACGCCCGCATGTACCGATCCGGCGACCTCGCCCGGTTGCTGGACGACGGCACCCTCGAGGTGCTCGGTCGCGTCGATGACCAGGTCAAGATCCGCGGCTTCCGAGTCGAACCCGGCGAGATCGCCGAGGTGCTGGCCGGGCACCCCGCCGTCCGCGAGGCCGTCGTCGTTCCGCGCGAGCACGCAGAGGGCGACGTGCGGCTCGTCGCCTACGTGGTGATCCCACAACCGGACACGGACGGTCCGCAGACGGCGGTCGGCGACGCGCGAGGCGAGGGGCGGCAGCCCGGGCCCACCGGCACCGAACTGCTGGAACGGGCCCGCCGCAACCTCCCCGAGTACATGGTGCCCGCGTCCGTTGTGCTGCTGGACGTCCTGCCGCTCACCGCCAACGGCAAGGTCGACCGAGCTGCCCTGCCCGCCCCGGGCACCGGTCGCTCGGCAGCGGCCGGCGCCTACGTGGCGCCCCGCGACGACCTGGAACGGCGGATCGCCGAGGTGTGGAGCGAGGTGCTGGAGGTCGAACGGGTCGGCGCACACGACGACTTCTTCGCCCTCGGCGGCCACTCCCTGCTCGCCACCCGCGTCACCGGCCGGCTCAAGTCCGCGCTGCGCCGCGACGTAAGGGTGCGCACCCTTTTCGAACGGCCGGTGCTGGCCGAGTTCGCCCGCGAGTTGCGCGAGACCGGGGATGCCCGTGCGGCTTCCGGCGCCCCCGAACTCGTCGCGGTGCCCCGCACTCCCCGCCGGCCCGCGACCGCCGCCGACGCCGAAGCACCCGGGAACGACGAGGAGAACTGA